The following proteins are co-located in the Primulina tabacum isolate GXHZ01 chromosome 11, ASM2559414v2, whole genome shotgun sequence genome:
- the LOC142518634 gene encoding transcription factor bHLH160-like, producing MSILPLTDAYEISNMDSEFLNHFDPLDDSLTQTYQEISRPPSENDQPSYCEINLNGTKISESVFEDEQQNLARKRQGTLGKGLKTKRISNPNSKKTKRNSKSSNCKETSTLEQIDLQEGTSVAKKMDHNAKERIRRMKINASFLALRALLPDSRRSKKKWSAPSIVDRALKYIPELQNQVQELKSKKQSYHQHEPSPKNNENPTSNLDADRSISISRVNRNEAIVQICMPSLNDDHHRKDSAFANMLQKVGDEGSFIIIGASTLCVGESRICLHLHIQVNGNLSEDEDYVEELREKLLSWLR from the exons ATGTCGATTTTACCTCTTACTGATGCTTACGAGATTAGTAACATGGATTCTGAATTCTTGAACCATTTTGATCCATTGGATGATTCATTAACTCAAACATATCAAGAAATATCACGGCCACCGAGCGAGAACGATCAGCCTAGTTACTGTGAGATTAACCTAAATGGAACGAAGATTTCGGAATCTGTTTTTGAAGATGAGCAACAAAATTTGGCGAGAAAACGACAAGGGACGTTGGGTAAGGGCTTGAAAACGAAGAGAATCAGCAACCCTAATTCCAAGAAAACGAAGAGGAATAGTAAAAGTAGTAATTGTAAAGAAACTTCAACATTGGAGCAAATTGATTTGCAGGAAGGGACATCAGTTGCAAAGAAGATGGATCATAATGCTAAGGAGAGAATCAGACGGATGAAGATCAACGCATCCTTCCTCGCTCTACGAGCATTACTTCCCGATTCCAGACGATCAAAG AAGAAGTGGAGTGCACCGTCAATAGTGGATAGAGCACTGAAATACATCCCAGAGCTGCAAAATCAGGTCCAAGAATTGAAGTCCAAGAAACAAAGTTACCATCAACACGAACCGTCACCAAAAAACAATGAAAATCCCACTTCAAATCTTGATGCAGATCGCTCCATTTCCATCTCTAGAGTCAATCGAAATGAAGCAATCGTCCAAATTTGCATGCCGAGCTTAAATGACGATCACCATCGAAAGGATTCGGCGTTCGCAAATATGTTGCAGAAAGTGGGAGACGAAGGATCGTTTATCATCATCGGTGCTTCGACACTTTGTGTGGGTGAGAGTAGAATCTGCCTCCATCTGCATATCCAG GTTAATGGAAACTTGTCCGAAGATGAAGACTACGTGGAAGAACTGAGAGAAAAGCTTCTTTCTTGGCTAAGATGA